A DNA window from Pedomonas mirosovicensis contains the following coding sequences:
- a CDS encoding class I SAM-dependent rRNA methyltransferase, producing the protein MTSDENEPKIFLARNVKPASVRGRPWVFSNQLQFSADVRAIAPGTVVRLAEADGRLLGLYHFNPHSLIAARLLTRNHSRTIDARFYKERIEKALTLRERLFDRPFYRLVHSEGDFLPGLVIDRYGDAVVVQPNTAGMDAHKEMILEALQAVLKPKTIALVSGGAARTLEGLEPLNEVPVGAIDGPVQLEENGLTYFGDLTGGQKTGWFFDHRLNRAFVSRLARGQDVLDLYTYAGAFALAAASGGANSVTAVDRSDSALQLANKAAEANGLADKVTTVTADVFEYLQNDTRHYGVVVADPPAFAKSRKDIPSAMKGYEKLARLAVQRVAPDGLLCIASCSHHISAEAFQEATSAGIRTGGRAAKLIHAAAAGPDHPVHPLLPQTAYLKFLVYALD; encoded by the coding sequence ATGACTTCCGACGAAAATGAACCGAAAATCTTCCTGGCCCGCAACGTCAAGCCCGCGAGCGTGCGCGGGCGGCCCTGGGTCTTCTCCAACCAGCTGCAGTTCTCGGCCGATGTGCGCGCCATCGCGCCCGGCACAGTGGTGCGGCTGGCCGAGGCGGACGGGCGCCTGCTCGGCCTCTATCACTTCAACCCCCATTCGCTGATCGCGGCGCGGCTGCTCACCCGCAACCACAGCCGCACCATCGATGCCCGCTTCTACAAGGAGCGGATCGAGAAGGCCCTCACCCTCCGCGAACGCCTGTTCGACCGGCCGTTCTACCGCCTCGTGCACAGTGAGGGTGATTTCCTCCCCGGCCTCGTCATCGACCGTTACGGCGATGCCGTTGTCGTGCAGCCCAACACGGCGGGCATGGACGCGCACAAGGAGATGATCCTCGAGGCGCTGCAAGCGGTTTTGAAGCCCAAAACCATCGCGCTCGTCTCCGGCGGCGCGGCGCGCACGCTTGAGGGGCTGGAGCCGCTGAACGAGGTGCCAGTGGGCGCCATCGACGGCCCGGTGCAGCTGGAGGAAAACGGCCTCACCTACTTCGGGGACCTGACCGGCGGCCAGAAGACCGGCTGGTTCTTCGACCACCGCCTCAACCGCGCCTTCGTCTCCCGCTTGGCCCGCGGCCAGGACGTGCTCGACCTCTACACCTACGCCGGGGCGTTCGCGCTGGCGGCGGCATCGGGCGGGGCGAACAGCGTGACGGCGGTCGATCGCTCCGACTCCGCGCTCCAGCTCGCCAACAAGGCCGCCGAGGCCAACGGGCTTGCCGACAAGGTGACGACCGTGACGGCGGATGTGTTCGAATATCTCCAGAACGACACCCGCCACTACGGCGTGGTGGTGGCGGACCCGCCCGCCTTCGCCAAGAGCCGCAAGGACATCCCCTCGGCGATGAAGGGCTACGAGAAGCTGGCGCGGCTCGCCGTGCAGCGGGTCGCGCCCGATGGCCTCCTCTGCATCGCCTCGTGCAGCCACCACATCTCGGCCGAGGCCTTCCAGGAGGCGACCAGCGCCGGCATCCGCACCGGCGGGCGCGCGGCAAAGCTGATCCACGCCGCCGCCGCCGGGCCGGACCACCCGGTCCACCCGCTGCTGCCGCAGACCGCCTACCTCAAGTTCCTCGTCTACGCGCTGGACTAA
- a CDS encoding glycosyltransferase, translating into MLTRPRWLHVMPTFNLGGAETRTARLMNAFGDRVEHIVVPTLAGQTAAAKLLDPAVPVAFPEPPCRFKGPALPVRLWEIGRYLRQGNFDLVLTYNWGSIEVAMANRLFARRPLVHHEDGFGPEEAQTTLPRRNHFRRLALPGAHALVACSRRIESLALNEWGQPPTRVRFIPNGVEIAPFDVPPPPNAIPGFVKQPGDLVVGTLAGLRDVKNLPRLVRAFAAAARGRMDCWLIIGGQGPEEAAIKAEAAREGVADRLVMPGYLTNPARYVGLFDVYAISSDTEQFPISLVEAMAARLPAACTDVGDIARIIAKENAPFVVPANDEAAFAAALAALLADDTLRARVGAANRARVEAEFTQEKMVAAYARLYAEASGRAF; encoded by the coding sequence ATGCTGACCCGGCCCCGCTGGCTCCATGTAATGCCCACCTTCAACCTGGGCGGTGCGGAAACCCGTACCGCCCGGTTGATGAATGCCTTCGGGGATCGGGTCGAGCATATCGTGGTGCCCACTCTTGCCGGGCAGACGGCAGCAGCCAAGCTGCTGGACCCCGCCGTGCCGGTGGCGTTTCCCGAACCGCCCTGCCGTTTCAAGGGGCCGGCGCTCCCCGTGCGTCTGTGGGAAATCGGGCGATACCTGCGCCAGGGCAACTTCGACCTGGTGCTCACCTACAACTGGGGCTCCATCGAGGTGGCGATGGCCAACCGGCTGTTCGCCCGCCGCCCGCTGGTGCACCATGAGGACGGCTTCGGGCCGGAGGAAGCGCAGACGACGCTGCCCCGCCGCAACCACTTCCGCCGCCTCGCCCTGCCGGGGGCCCATGCGCTCGTCGCCTGCTCCCGCCGCATCGAGAGCCTGGCGCTCAACGAATGGGGCCAGCCGCCGACCCGGGTGCGCTTCATCCCCAACGGGGTGGAGATTGCCCCGTTCGATGTGCCGCCGCCGCCGAACGCCATTCCCGGCTTCGTGAAGCAGCCGGGCGATCTGGTGGTGGGCACGCTGGCGGGCCTAAGGGACGTGAAGAACCTGCCGCGGTTGGTCCGCGCCTTCGCCGCCGCTGCAAGAGGCCGCATGGACTGCTGGCTCATCATCGGCGGGCAGGGACCGGAAGAAGCAGCAATCAAGGCCGAGGCGGCGCGCGAGGGCGTGGCCGACCGGCTGGTGATGCCGGGCTACCTCACCAACCCCGCCCGCTACGTGGGCCTGTTCGATGTTTACGCGATTTCATCGGATACCGAGCAGTTCCCCATCAGCCTTGTCGAGGCCATGGCCGCCCGCCTGCCCGCCGCCTGCACCGACGTGGGCGATATCGCCCGGATCATCGCAAAGGAGAACGCGCCCTTCGTGGTGCCCGCAAACGACGAGGCGGCGTTCGCTGCGGCCCTCGCCGCGCTGCTGGCAGACGATACGCTGCGCGCGAGGGTCGGCGCGGCCAACCGCGCGCGCGTCGAGGCCGAGTTCACACAAGAGAAGATGGTCGCCGCCTACGCCCGCCTCTACGCCGAAGCCTCGGGGCGCGCGTTTTAG
- a CDS encoding PEP-CTERM sorting domain-containing protein — MKHLRALTAGLLASAALFLAAPAQAAPITFTYSGEGWGSLDGIAFGTTGFTITATGDTDDRQGSSADGVFTLDHLTASITIDGLGSFTFLSPTRSYVNMQAGAAGFSYGTGHDLFSVYDARFSGWDMLTSVEFAAASGGHLLQWDHMPVETTGGVLYFRDSWPSAAFGAVVGSGETPVPEPLTLTLVGLGLAGVGAATRRRAA, encoded by the coding sequence ATGAAGCATCTTCGCGCACTGACGGCGGGCCTGCTGGCATCCGCGGCTCTGTTCCTCGCCGCTCCGGCGCAGGCGGCACCGATCACCTTCACCTACTCGGGCGAGGGCTGGGGCTCGCTGGATGGCATCGCATTCGGGACGACCGGCTTCACCATCACCGCGACGGGCGACACGGACGACCGCCAGGGCAGTTCGGCCGACGGCGTCTTCACTCTCGATCACCTGACCGCCTCCATCACCATCGATGGCCTCGGCAGCTTCACCTTCCTGTCGCCCACGCGGTCATACGTGAACATGCAGGCAGGTGCGGCAGGCTTCTCCTACGGCACCGGGCACGACCTGTTCAGCGTGTACGACGCCCGCTTCTCCGGGTGGGATATGCTGACCAGCGTTGAGTTCGCCGCGGCGAGCGGCGGCCACCTGCTGCAGTGGGATCACATGCCGGTTGAGACCACCGGCGGCGTGCTTTACTTCAGGGACAGCTGGCCCTCGGCCGCATTCGGGGCCGTCGTCGGCTCCGGCGAAACGCCGGTGCCCGAGCCGCTGACCTTGACGCTCGTCGGCCTCGGCCTTGCGGGCGTGGGCGCGGCAACGCGGCGTCGGGCTGCGTAA
- a CDS encoding dienelactone hydrolase family protein yields the protein MTRQLPEDADWISTAQWSRRQALGAAAAAGFAVAAGPVAASAIRTDSEGLDAGWVQVPVHDRSIPAYRAKPAGGGPRPVILVVQEIFGVHAWIQDIVRRFAKAGYYAIAPDLYARQGDATKVADIPTLVRTIVSKVPDAQVMGDLDATVAFTGKDGGNADLLGITGFCWGGRIVWLYTAHNPGVKAGVAWYGRLRGEPNSMQPTYPIDVVDRLKAPVLGLYGGQDRGIPLEHVEAMRVALAQARSPSQIIVYSEAEHGFLADYRPSYNREAATAAWKETLGWFGRHLR from the coding sequence ATGACACGCCAACTCCCCGAGGATGCAGACTGGATCTCCACCGCGCAATGGTCTCGCCGCCAGGCGCTGGGCGCGGCGGCCGCCGCCGGGTTCGCGGTTGCGGCCGGCCCGGTTGCGGCCTCTGCCATCCGCACTGACAGCGAGGGGCTGGATGCCGGCTGGGTGCAGGTGCCGGTCCATGACCGCTCCATTCCCGCTTATCGCGCCAAGCCCGCAGGCGGCGGGCCGCGGCCGGTCATCCTCGTGGTGCAGGAGATCTTTGGCGTCCATGCCTGGATTCAGGACATCGTGCGCCGCTTCGCCAAGGCTGGCTACTATGCCATCGCCCCCGATCTCTATGCGCGGCAAGGCGATGCCACCAAGGTGGCGGACATTCCAACGCTCGTCCGCACCATTGTCTCCAAGGTGCCGGACGCGCAGGTGATGGGCGATCTTGACGCCACCGTCGCCTTTACCGGCAAGGACGGCGGCAATGCCGATCTGCTCGGCATCACCGGCTTCTGCTGGGGCGGGCGTATCGTCTGGCTCTATACGGCGCACAACCCAGGCGTGAAGGCGGGCGTCGCCTGGTATGGCCGCCTGCGGGGCGAGCCGAACAGCATGCAGCCCACCTATCCGATTGATGTGGTAGACCGGCTCAAAGCCCCGGTGCTGGGGCTTTACGGCGGGCAGGATCGCGGCATCCCGCTGGAACACGTGGAGGCGATGCGGGTCGCGCTGGCGCAGGCCCGCTCGCCCTCGCAAATCATCGTCTATTCGGAGGCCGAGCACGGTTTCCTGGCGGACTACCGGCCCAGCTACAACCGCGAGGCCGCCACGGCCGCGTGGAAGGAGACGCTCGGCTGGTTCGGGCGGCATCTGCGGTAG